CGTCATCACGGCACCACCGCCGTTGCCGCTGTAAGGCCCCAAGGGTGTCTGCTCGGCCAACTCGCCGTTGATGTAAAGGACTTTTTCGCGGTACACCACTTCGTCGCCCGGCACCCCGACCACCCGTTTGATGTAGTCGATCCGCGGATTTTCCGGGTAGCGGAAGACGATGATATCGCCCCGCTCCGGATCGCCTAAATCAATGACTTCACTGTGCAATACCGGCAACCGCAACCCATAACTGAATTTGTTCACCAGAATAAAGTCACCGACCTCCAGCGTCGGCATCATCGAACCGGAAGGGATGCGAAACGGCTCCACCACAAAAGAGCGCACCACCAGCACCAACAGGATGATGGGAAAAAAGGAGCGGGCATATTCGACCAGTACCGGCTCCCGCTGCACCTTCTCACGGGTATTGGCGTCAAGGGTCTGTCCGGAGGACTCCAGCGCCGCCACCCGTTCCCGCCGCTTGGGTGCCAGTAGCAGCGCATCCAGGGCCCAGAGAAGGCCGGTAACCAGCGTGGCAACCACCAGAATGGTGGGAAAATCGATGTTCATTTATCCTTTCCTACATGCAGCACGGCAAAGAAGGCTTCTTGAGGAATCTCTACCGAGCCGACCTGTTTCATCCGCTTTTTGCCCGCTTTCTGTTTTTCCAGAAGCTTGCGCTTAC
This genomic interval from Thiohalomonas denitrificans contains the following:
- the lepB gene encoding signal peptidase I; protein product: MNIDFPTILVVATLVTGLLWALDALLLAPKRRERVAALESSGQTLDANTREKVQREPVLVEYARSFFPIILLVLVVRSFVVEPFRIPSGSMMPTLEVGDFILVNKFSYGLRLPVLHSEVIDLGDPERGDIIVFRYPENPRIDYIKRVVGVPGDEVVYREKVLYINGELAEQTPLGPYSGNGGGAVMTGASERLEALPGNEHRILVWPDRQDRDFSFTVPDDEYFVMGDNRDNSRDSRFWGTVPNRNVVGKAFFVWMNWDSGADGIIAWDRIGTRID